The Vicia villosa cultivar HV-30 ecotype Madison, WI linkage group LG1, Vvil1.0, whole genome shotgun sequence genome includes a region encoding these proteins:
- the LOC131645962 gene encoding uncharacterized protein LOC131645962, which translates to MTCTDKQKVLFDTHMLFEEDDCWWENTCQRLKVIGRTVTWVNFKIEFLEKYFPADVRSKKKIEFLHLKQGSIIVADYFAKFKEMVRFCPHYNGAEAEGSKCVKFKSGLRLEFNQFIGYQEICRFSVLVNKCKIYDEDRRVRSIHYKSVSEKKNGS; encoded by the coding sequence ATGACGTGCACTGATAAGCAAAAGGTGTTGTTCGATACACATATGTTATTTGAAGAGGATGACTGCTGGTGGGAGAATACCTGTCAGAGGTTGAAAGTTATAGGTAGAACTGTTACTTGGGTGAATTTCAAGATTGAGTTTTTAGAGAAGTACTTTCCAGCGGATGTTCGCAGCAAGAAAAAGATTGAGTTCTTGCATCTGAAGCAAGGTAGTATTATTGTGGCAGATTATTTCGCTAAATTTAAAGAGATGGTTAGATTTTGTCCTCATTATAACGGTGCGGAAGCTGAAGGTTCCAAGTGCGTGAAGTTTAAGAGTGGCTTACGTCTTGAGTTTAATCAATTCATTGGTTATCAGGAAATCTGTCGTTTCTCTGTGCTGGTGAACAAATGCAAAATCTATGATGAAGATAGGAGAGTCAGATCTATTCACTACAAGAGTGTTAGTGAGAAGAAGAATGGAAGTTAG